In a single window of the Flavivirga spongiicola genome:
- a CDS encoding glycoside hydrolase family 13 protein, which translates to MKTSVKLIILSLLCISVSCKQKNNENVEINSTHEPVKEFSDIERVEPPNWWIGFENTELQLLVKHPNISASIPEINYVGVSIKKLNKADSPNYLFIDLDISETAKAGKFNITFKFENAEDLVQTYELKPRDKPAEDYAGFDSSDAIYLITPDRFVNGDSENDTVENLNEKTINRADDYARHGGDIKGITDHLDYINDLGFTAIWPCPLLTNDMPRGSYHGYAITDLYEIDPRFGTLDAYKTLASKMSEKGMKLIMDQVANHCGLEHWWMKDLPFKDWVNYQNIYEENINSWTHETTVTSNHRRTTNQDLYASKKDKEGMTNGWFVSGMPDLNQRNPFMAQYIIQNSIWWIETAGLGGIRQDTYPYPDKDFMSHWAGAIMNEYPNFSIVGEEWSYNPLLIGYWQDGANNRDGYESNLKSSMDFAMQNSIVEALNETESWDKGLVKIYEGLANDFHYATPKDIMIFPDNHDMSRIFTQLKGDIINTKMALSYILTLPRTPQIYYGTEILMDDFEKPGDHGLIRTDFPGGWEGDTINAFTSNGLTEAQKEMQLYLKKLLNFRKSSRAIHEGKTIHFAPEKGVYVLFRILEEETVVHIINKNDQPIELDLTRFEEVGLAGKSINNVITGETIVWNDMLELKTKGSIILTTKL; encoded by the coding sequence ATGAAAACTTCAGTTAAATTAATAATTCTAAGTCTTTTGTGTATAAGTGTTTCTTGTAAACAAAAAAACAACGAAAATGTCGAGATTAATTCTACGCATGAACCTGTTAAAGAGTTCTCTGATATAGAACGCGTTGAGCCTCCTAATTGGTGGATAGGTTTTGAAAATACTGAACTGCAGTTACTTGTTAAGCATCCAAATATCTCTGCATCAATACCAGAAATTAATTATGTTGGTGTTTCCATAAAAAAGTTGAACAAAGCAGATAGTCCGAACTATTTGTTTATTGATTTAGACATTTCCGAAACTGCAAAAGCTGGAAAATTTAATATCACTTTTAAATTTGAGAATGCTGAAGATTTAGTTCAAACGTATGAGTTAAAACCGAGAGACAAGCCAGCAGAGGATTATGCTGGGTTTGATAGTTCTGATGCTATATACTTAATTACGCCTGATCGTTTTGTTAATGGAGATTCAGAAAATGATACGGTTGAAAATTTAAATGAAAAAACGATTAATAGAGCCGATGATTATGCAAGACATGGTGGTGATATTAAAGGTATAACAGACCATTTAGATTATATTAACGACTTAGGTTTTACAGCTATTTGGCCATGCCCATTATTAACCAATGATATGCCACGTGGCTCATATCATGGTTATGCTATTACGGATTTATATGAAATAGATCCGCGTTTTGGGACACTTGATGCGTATAAAACTTTGGCGTCTAAAATGTCTGAGAAAGGTATGAAATTAATCATGGATCAAGTGGCGAATCATTGTGGTTTAGAGCATTGGTGGATGAAAGATTTGCCATTTAAAGATTGGGTAAACTATCAAAATATTTATGAAGAGAATATCAATTCTTGGACACATGAAACGACCGTAACATCCAATCACAGGCGTACTACTAATCAAGATTTATATGCGTCTAAAAAAGATAAAGAAGGTATGACAAATGGATGGTTTGTATCCGGCATGCCAGATTTAAATCAACGTAATCCATTTATGGCACAGTATATCATTCAAAATAGTATTTGGTGGATAGAAACTGCGGGCTTGGGTGGCATTCGACAAGATACTTATCCATATCCCGATAAAGATTTTATGAGTCATTGGGCAGGAGCTATTATGAACGAATATCCAAATTTTAGCATTGTTGGAGAAGAGTGGAGTTATAACCCATTACTTATTGGGTATTGGCAAGACGGTGCTAATAATAGAGATGGTTACGAGTCTAATTTAAAATCGTCAATGGATTTTGCCATGCAAAATTCCATAGTAGAAGCTTTAAATGAAACCGAATCTTGGGATAAAGGGTTGGTGAAAATATATGAAGGCTTAGCTAACGATTTTCATTATGCAACACCGAAAGATATTATGATTTTTCCAGACAATCATGATATGAGCCGTATTTTTACGCAGCTAAAAGGCGATATTATCAATACAAAAATGGCCTTAAGTTATATACTTACGTTACCTCGAACGCCACAAATATATTACGGAACAGAGATATTAATGGACGATTTTGAAAAACCTGGAGACCACGGTTTAATACGAACAGATTTTCCTGGTGGTTGGGAAGGGGATACCATTAATGCATTTACAAGTAATGGATTAACAGAAGCTCAAAAAGAGATGCAATTATATCTAAAAAAACTTTTGAATTTCAGAAAATCCAGTAGAGCAATTCATGAGGGTAAAACAATTCATTTTGCTCCAGAAAAAGGTGTTTACGTACTATTCAGAATTTTGGAAGAGGAAACAGTTGTTCATATAATCAATAAAAATGACCAACCCATTGAATTAGATCTAACTAGATTCGAGGAAGTTGGCTTAGCAGGAAAATCTATTAATAACGTCATTACAGGTGAAACAATTGTCTGGAATGATATGCTCGAACTAAAAACAAAAGGAAGTATTATTTTAACTACTAAACTATAA
- a CDS encoding TIM-barrel domain-containing protein gives MKYLKLIILFLVLVKTSLAQNENRKFEHINQTDYGLEIFVNDGKYDIQFYTDHIVETTFIPKGEEVKRTSHAVVLRPQKVEVIPVVTNNESVFFTKGIEVKIQKQPFQIAYSYKGNPLISEKAGYIKNDSLETIQFNLTKDEVLYGGGARALGMNRRGNRLELYNKAHYGYETRSELMNFTLPIVLSSNKYMVHFDNAPIGFLDLDSKKDNTLTYETISGRKTYQVIVGDGWYDIINNYTKLTGKQPMPPRWTLGNFSSRFGYHSQEETEATISKFEAYKIPVDAIILDLYWFGKEVQGTMGNLEVFRDSFPDFEGMVSRLKGKGVKTITITEPFVLTTSKRWDEAVKKDVLAKDSLGNPYTYDFYFGNTGLIDIYKPKAAQWFWNIYKGLANKGVAGIWGDLGEPEVHPAELIHETGTANEVHNIYGHDWARLIHEGYKRDFPNRRPFVLMRAGYSGSQRYGLIPWSGDVNRTWGGLQSQPEIALQMGIQGLGYMHSDLGGFAGANLDDELYVRWLQYGVFQPIYRPHAQEDVPSEPVFRSDKARKLAKQSIKLRYKLLPYNYNLVYQNNQKGTPLMRPLFFEESNNQALQDYSETYLWGHDFLVSPILEAGKKEQSVYFPKTSNWFNFYTDEKIEGGQRKKIKTKENAIPTFVRAGAFIPMAKSMQNTEAYDAKDIEIHYYHHASVKESKRALYNDDGKTALAFEKGMYELIEFEAEIEKHYLEIGFEVEVGKNHQFNTKHIGLIIHNIQNKPRFIKVDGKRAPFSWNSKESTLNIPVIWTTSEEKEIKIKFKK, from the coding sequence ATGAAATATTTAAAACTCATCATACTATTTTTAGTTTTAGTTAAGACATCATTAGCGCAAAATGAAAACCGGAAGTTTGAACATATCAACCAAACAGACTATGGTTTAGAGATATTTGTGAACGATGGAAAATATGATATTCAGTTTTATACAGATCATATTGTAGAAACAACCTTCATCCCTAAAGGTGAAGAAGTGAAACGAACGTCTCATGCAGTTGTATTAAGACCTCAAAAAGTTGAGGTAATTCCTGTAGTTACTAATAATGAAAGTGTTTTTTTTACAAAAGGTATTGAAGTTAAAATACAAAAGCAACCCTTTCAAATAGCCTATTCATATAAAGGCAATCCACTCATTTCAGAAAAAGCTGGCTATATAAAAAATGATAGTTTAGAGACCATACAATTTAACCTTACAAAAGATGAGGTTTTATATGGAGGCGGGGCAAGAGCTTTAGGTATGAACCGTAGAGGTAATCGCCTGGAACTTTATAACAAAGCCCACTATGGCTATGAAACCCGAAGCGAATTGATGAACTTTACTTTGCCAATCGTATTGTCTTCAAATAAATACATGGTTCATTTTGATAATGCCCCTATTGGGTTTTTAGACTTGGATAGTAAAAAGGACAACACACTTACTTACGAAACTATTTCTGGACGTAAAACGTACCAAGTTATTGTAGGAGATGGTTGGTATGATATCATCAATAATTATACAAAACTAACAGGGAAGCAACCCATGCCGCCTCGTTGGACACTCGGTAATTTTTCCAGTAGATTTGGATACCATTCACAAGAAGAAACCGAAGCTACTATTTCGAAATTTGAAGCCTATAAAATACCTGTTGATGCTATTATATTAGATTTATACTGGTTTGGGAAAGAGGTTCAGGGTACCATGGGAAACCTTGAAGTATTTCGGGATTCATTTCCAGATTTTGAAGGCATGGTATCAAGGTTAAAAGGAAAAGGTGTTAAGACCATTACGATTACAGAACCTTTTGTTTTAACAACATCAAAACGCTGGGATGAAGCTGTTAAAAAAGATGTCTTAGCCAAAGACTCCCTAGGAAATCCGTACACATATGATTTTTATTTTGGAAATACAGGTTTAATTGATATTTACAAGCCAAAAGCAGCGCAATGGTTTTGGAATATTTATAAAGGTTTAGCAAACAAAGGAGTTGCCGGTATATGGGGCGATTTAGGAGAACCGGAAGTGCACCCTGCGGAATTAATTCATGAAACAGGAACCGCCAATGAAGTCCATAATATCTATGGTCACGATTGGGCACGATTAATTCATGAAGGCTATAAACGTGATTTTCCAAATAGGCGACCATTTGTTTTAATGCGTGCCGGTTATTCAGGTTCACAACGTTATGGACTTATTCCATGGTCGGGTGATGTTAACAGAACTTGGGGAGGTCTGCAAAGTCAGCCAGAAATAGCATTACAAATGGGAATACAAGGATTAGGTTATATGCATAGCGATTTGGGTGGTTTCGCAGGAGCAAACCTAGATGATGAATTGTATGTACGTTGGTTACAATATGGCGTATTCCAACCTATATATAGACCACACGCTCAAGAAGATGTGCCAAGTGAACCTGTTTTTAGGAGTGATAAAGCAAGAAAATTAGCAAAACAATCTATTAAATTACGTTATAAATTATTGCCCTATAATTACAATTTGGTGTATCAAAACAACCAAAAAGGAACCCCTCTAATGCGTCCTTTGTTTTTTGAAGAAAGCAATAATCAAGCACTTCAGGATTATTCTGAAACCTATCTGTGGGGGCATGATTTTTTAGTATCTCCAATACTTGAAGCCGGAAAAAAAGAACAATCGGTTTACTTTCCTAAAACGTCTAATTGGTTCAATTTTTATACAGATGAAAAAATAGAAGGTGGTCAAAGAAAAAAGATTAAAACCAAAGAAAACGCCATACCAACGTTTGTAAGGGCAGGTGCTTTTATTCCGATGGCGAAATCTATGCAAAATACAGAAGCATATGATGCGAAAGACATTGAAATTCACTATTATCATCACGCATCAGTTAAGGAAAGTAAGAGAGCATTATATAACGATGATGGAAAAACAGCGTTAGCTTTTGAAAAAGGGATGTACGAACTTATAGAGTTTGAGGCCGAAATTGAAAAACACTATTTAGAAATTGGTTTTGAAGTAGAAGTAGGCAAAAATCATCAATTTAATACAAAACACATTGGGTTGATTATTCATAACATTCAAAATAAGCCAAGATTTATTAAAGTTGATGGTAAACGAGCTCCATTTAGTTGGAATTCTAAAGAAAGTACACTAAATATTCCCGTAATTTGGACGACATCCGAAGAAAAAGAGATCAAAATAAAATTTAAAAAGTAA
- a CDS encoding glycoside hydrolase family 65 protein: MNQDYIKPDNWSIIEEGFDTNRVESSESLFSIGNGAMGQRANFEEKYSGPTFQGSYIAGVYYPDKTKVGWWKNGYPEYFAKVLNAPNWIGINVSVNEEQLDLFNCKKVTDFRRELNMQEGWLSRSFIATLRNDSVIKVETKRFLSLDSDELGAIQYNVTPINDDAEIVFQPYLDSGITNKDTNWDDKFWDTIEVSHENHQAFIQAKTMKTDFYTCTFMQSNVFINGKSVLIEPNIKADANYASFSYQHQVKKEETYTIHKYGGYVVDRDYDKSQLVSTAKKVLKEAVKMGFSTLLEKQKQAWLAIWERADITIQGDVKAQQGIRFNIFQLNQTYLGKDSRLNIGPKGFTGEKYGGSTYWDTEAYCIPFYMATKDEKVARSLLEYRYRHLEKAIENAEKLGFKNGAALFPMVTMNGEECHNEWEITFEEIHRNGAISFAIYNYHRYTGDYSYIKDKGLEVLIGIARFWQQRATFSKDKSKYVILGVTGPNEYENNVDNNWYTNYLAKWCINYAIENINRIATEFPLDFKRIMNKVKLFEAELKEWKAVADNMYFPYSEGHQIYLQQDGFLNKELITVEDLDTSQRPINQKWSWDRILRSPYIKQADVLQGFYFFEDRFSIEDLERHFDFYEPFTVHESSLSPCVHSIQAAKLDRMEQAYTFYLRTSRLDLDDYNHEVHEGLHITSMAGTWMSIVEGFGGMRIKNNMLSFIPKIPKQWDAYSFKVNFRNHIVKVNVCQDKTDFELEGDTALQILVNDDLVTIEPNSLVTV, encoded by the coding sequence ATGAATCAAGATTATATAAAACCAGATAACTGGTCAATCATAGAAGAAGGGTTTGATACAAACCGAGTTGAATCTTCAGAAAGTTTATTTAGTATTGGAAACGGAGCCATGGGACAACGTGCCAATTTTGAAGAAAAGTATTCTGGCCCAACATTTCAAGGGAGTTACATTGCAGGTGTTTATTACCCCGATAAAACAAAAGTAGGCTGGTGGAAAAATGGCTACCCAGAATACTTTGCTAAAGTATTGAATGCCCCAAATTGGATAGGAATCAATGTTTCTGTAAATGAGGAACAACTCGATTTATTTAACTGTAAAAAAGTGACTGATTTTAGACGGGAGCTCAATATGCAAGAAGGATGGTTGTCTAGAAGCTTTATTGCTACACTAAGAAATGATAGTGTCATTAAAGTTGAAACAAAACGTTTTTTAAGTTTAGATTCTGATGAATTAGGAGCAATTCAATATAACGTGACACCTATAAATGATGATGCAGAAATTGTTTTTCAGCCCTATTTAGATAGTGGAATAACCAATAAGGATACCAATTGGGATGATAAGTTTTGGGATACTATAGAAGTGAGTCACGAAAACCATCAAGCGTTTATTCAGGCAAAAACCATGAAAACAGATTTTTATACCTGTACGTTCATGCAATCTAATGTTTTTATAAATGGTAAATCAGTATTAATAGAACCAAATATAAAAGCAGATGCTAATTATGCTTCCTTTAGTTACCAGCATCAGGTTAAAAAAGAGGAAACCTATACAATACATAAATATGGAGGCTATGTTGTAGATAGAGATTATGATAAATCACAATTAGTTTCAACGGCTAAAAAAGTACTAAAAGAAGCTGTAAAAATGGGATTTAGTACCCTTTTGGAAAAACAAAAACAAGCTTGGTTAGCAATTTGGGAGCGAGCTGATATTACAATACAAGGCGATGTTAAAGCGCAACAGGGTATCCGTTTCAATATTTTTCAATTAAATCAGACCTATTTAGGTAAAGATTCCAGATTAAATATTGGACCTAAAGGTTTTACCGGTGAAAAATATGGAGGTAGTACCTATTGGGATACGGAAGCCTATTGTATTCCTTTTTATATGGCAACAAAAGATGAGAAAGTGGCTAGAAGTCTTTTAGAATATAGGTATAGACATTTAGAAAAAGCTATTGAAAATGCTGAAAAATTAGGATTTAAAAATGGAGCAGCATTATTTCCAATGGTAACTATGAATGGTGAAGAGTGTCATAATGAGTGGGAAATTACATTTGAAGAAATTCATCGTAATGGTGCTATTTCATTTGCCATTTATAATTACCATCGTTATACAGGAGACTACAGTTATATAAAAGATAAAGGATTAGAAGTTTTAATTGGAATTGCTCGTTTTTGGCAACAACGTGCTACGTTTTCTAAAGACAAAAGCAAGTATGTTATACTAGGAGTTACTGGACCAAATGAATATGAGAATAATGTTGACAATAATTGGTATACTAACTATTTAGCAAAGTGGTGTATTAATTATGCTATAGAAAATATTAATAGAATAGCAACTGAGTTTCCTTTAGATTTTAAACGAATTATGAATAAAGTTAAACTGTTTGAAGCGGAATTAAAAGAGTGGAAAGCAGTTGCAGATAATATGTATTTCCCTTATTCGGAAGGACATCAAATATACCTTCAACAAGACGGGTTTTTAAATAAAGAATTAATTACTGTTGAAGATTTAGATACATCGCAAAGACCTATTAATCAAAAGTGGTCCTGGGATAGAATCTTGCGTTCTCCTTATATAAAACAAGCAGATGTTTTACAAGGGTTCTATTTTTTCGAAGATCGATTTTCAATAGAAGATTTAGAGCGTCATTTCGATTTTTACGAACCATTTACAGTTCATGAAAGCTCACTATCTCCTTGTGTGCATAGTATTCAAGCTGCTAAATTGGATAGAATGGAACAGGCATATACTTTTTATTTACGCACCTCGCGTTTAGATTTAGACGATTACAATCACGAGGTACATGAAGGGTTGCACATTACCTCAATGGCGGGTACTTGGATGAGTATTGTTGAAGGTTTTGGAGGTATGCGCATTAAAAATAATATGCTTTCATTCATACCAAAAATACCTAAACAATGGGATGCCTATTCATTTAAGGTGAATTTTAGAAACCATATTGTAAAAGTAAATGTGTGTCAAGATAAAACCGATTTTGAACTAGAAGGGGACACTGCATTACAAATTTTAGTTAATGATGACTTGGTGACAATAGAGCCAAATAGCTTGGTGACCGTTTAA
- the pgmB gene encoding beta-phosphoglucomutase, with protein MNTIGVIFDLDGVIVDTAKYHFLAWKNLADDLHIEFTETHNELLKGVSRVRSLEILLNIGNVTLSDDKKQAVLISKNEDYLGYIKKMNADEILPGVKDLLNKLDSRGIKYVLGSASKNAPLILKQVGLLERFEGIVDGNSVSKAKPDPEVFLIGAKKLNLKPESCIVFEDAIAGIEAANKANMISVGIGDEDTLNEADFNFSNLTEIPNNFFEELIKE; from the coding sequence ATGAATACCATAGGAGTTATATTCGACCTTGACGGGGTTATAGTTGATACTGCAAAGTATCATTTTTTGGCATGGAAAAATCTTGCTGACGATTTACATATTGAATTTACAGAAACGCATAACGAACTACTTAAAGGCGTAAGTCGTGTGCGTTCATTAGAAATACTATTAAACATTGGTAATGTAACATTATCAGATGATAAAAAACAAGCTGTTTTAATAAGCAAAAATGAAGATTATCTGGGGTACATTAAAAAAATGAATGCAGATGAAATCCTTCCTGGCGTCAAAGACCTTCTTAATAAACTAGATAGCAGAGGTATTAAGTATGTACTGGGGTCTGCTAGTAAAAATGCACCGCTTATTTTAAAACAGGTTGGATTATTAGAAAGGTTTGAGGGAATAGTTGATGGTAATAGTGTGTCAAAAGCGAAACCAGATCCAGAGGTGTTTTTAATTGGAGCAAAAAAGCTTAATCTAAAACCGGAAAGCTGTATCGTTTTTGAAGATGCCATCGCAGGTATAGAAGCAGCAAATAAAGCTAACATGATATCGGTGGGTATTGGAGATGAAGATACACTCAATGAAGCCGATTTCAATTTTAGCAATCTAACTGAGATACCAAATAATTTTTTCGAAGAATTGATAAAAGAATAA
- a CDS encoding alpha-amylase family protein: MNKLHALLILLFLGMFVGCKKEKKPFQKLIVEKEAVQKKQVVYQVFTRLFGNTNAANKPWGTIEENGVGKFNDFTEKALKEIKDLGVTHIWYTGVPHHDVITDYTKYGISNDDPDVVKGRAGSPYAVKDYYNVNPDLALHVDNRLEEFQALIKRSHETGLKVIIDIVPNHVARNYKSISKPDGIKDFGEEDDTSVTYHVNNNFYYNPDEVFEVPDWENGYMPLGGEKHSLADGLFVENPTKWTGNGSRASKPNMGDWYETVKVNYGISPAGNKDFDELPEGFDDENYEKHFEFWKDKTVPNSWLKFRNIALYWLDKGVDGFRYDMAEMVPVEFWSFMNSSIKMKNPEAFLLAEVYNPSLYRDYIKKGKMDYLYDKVQLYDTIKHVIQGHGKTDNIPPIFEDLKDIEHHMLHFLENHDEQRLSSPDFAGNAKKGKPAMVVSATSTTAPTMIYFGQEVGEDGSEETGFGDPTRTSIFDYVGVPAHQRWMNNKQFDGGQLTNEEKQLRGFYKRLLNFTINSSALVGKYADIHLYNREKTENYNDKLLSFVRWSNDEKLIIISNFDAENDYEFELEIPGHIISEWKLNNRNVNVFDVLYNEFSSQLIVENGLGKIDVKLNALGSYILKIQ; this comes from the coding sequence ATGAACAAATTACATGCCTTATTAATTCTATTGTTTTTAGGAATGTTTGTTGGATGTAAAAAAGAAAAGAAACCGTTTCAAAAGTTAATTGTAGAAAAAGAAGCCGTTCAAAAAAAACAAGTGGTATATCAAGTATTTACACGCTTGTTTGGGAACACAAATGCAGCTAATAAGCCCTGGGGCACTATTGAAGAAAATGGCGTGGGTAAGTTTAATGATTTTACAGAAAAAGCATTAAAAGAAATTAAAGATCTGGGTGTGACCCATATTTGGTATACTGGTGTTCCACATCATGATGTTATTACGGATTACACTAAATATGGTATATCAAACGATGATCCAGATGTTGTAAAAGGACGTGCGGGTTCACCATATGCCGTTAAAGATTATTATAACGTTAATCCTGACCTGGCATTACATGTAGATAATAGATTAGAGGAATTTCAAGCACTTATAAAACGTTCTCATGAAACAGGTTTAAAAGTTATTATAGATATTGTTCCTAATCACGTGGCTCGAAACTATAAAAGCATATCAAAACCAGATGGTATTAAAGATTTTGGTGAAGAAGATGATACTTCGGTCACTTATCATGTGAATAATAATTTTTATTATAACCCAGATGAAGTGTTTGAGGTGCCAGATTGGGAAAATGGATATATGCCTTTAGGGGGTGAGAAGCATTCCCTTGCTGATGGATTATTTGTCGAAAACCCTACAAAATGGACTGGTAATGGCTCTAGAGCTTCAAAACCAAATATGGGTGATTGGTATGAAACGGTAAAAGTCAACTACGGCATTTCACCTGCTGGTAATAAAGATTTTGATGAATTGCCTGAAGGTTTCGATGATGAAAATTATGAAAAACATTTTGAATTTTGGAAAGATAAAACCGTACCTAATTCTTGGCTGAAATTCAGAAATATAGCTTTATATTGGTTAGATAAGGGAGTCGATGGATTTCGTTATGATATGGCAGAAATGGTACCTGTTGAGTTTTGGAGTTTTATGAATTCTTCCATAAAGATGAAAAATCCTGAAGCTTTTTTATTAGCTGAAGTTTATAACCCTTCACTATATAGAGATTACATTAAGAAAGGAAAAATGGATTATTTGTATGATAAAGTTCAGCTATACGATACCATAAAACATGTCATTCAAGGCCATGGTAAAACAGATAACATTCCGCCGATTTTTGAAGACCTAAAAGATATTGAGCATCATATGTTACATTTTCTAGAAAATCATGACGAACAACGGTTATCTAGTCCCGATTTTGCTGGAAATGCAAAAAAAGGTAAGCCAGCTATGGTGGTTTCGGCAACTTCTACAACGGCACCAACCATGATTTATTTTGGACAAGAAGTTGGTGAAGATGGCTCTGAAGAAACTGGTTTTGGAGATCCGACAAGAACTTCAATTTTTGATTATGTTGGTGTGCCTGCACATCAACGCTGGATGAATAATAAACAGTTTGATGGTGGGCAATTAACAAATGAGGAAAAACAACTGCGAGGTTTTTATAAAAGGCTTTTAAACTTTACAATAAATAGTAGTGCGTTAGTTGGAAAGTATGCAGACATTCATTTATATAATAGAGAAAAAACCGAAAACTACAACGATAAGCTGTTGTCTTTTGTTCGTTGGAGTAATGACGAAAAATTAATTATTATTTCAAATTTTGATGCTGAAAATGATTATGAATTTGAATTAGAAATACCTGGTCATATAATATCTGAGTGGAAATTAAATAATAGAAATGTAAATGTTTTCGATGTTTTATATAATGAATTTTCATCTCAACTAATAGTTGAAAATGGTTTGGGGAAAATAGATGTAAAGTTAAACGCTTTAGGGTCTTACATATTAAAAATTCAGTAG